GACTCTGCTGCGATCTTCTCACCGTTACGCCGATGTCGACCCCGGTTGTTCTGCCGCCCATTGGAATCCACCTCGGTCGATGATCTCGTGCACACGGGGAATGAGCGGCGTCCCGGAAATACTGGCGCGCCTCCGTAACATGGAGGTCATGGTCAAGGCGGTGTTGTTCGACTTCTCGGGGACGTTGTTCCGCCTCGAGGAGGACGAAAGCTGGTTCGAAGGCATGACGGTCGACGAACGGGAGGTCGACGGTCATGTACAGGCCGAACTCATGCGCAGGCTCACCGCACCCACCGGGCGATCGGTGCAGATGAGCGAGGAGCAGTACCACGCGTGGGTGAACCGGGATCTGGCACCGCATCTGCACCGCGAGGCGTATCTGCACGTGCTCCGCGAGTCCGGGCTGGCCGATCCGCACGCCGAGAGCCTCTACGAGCGGGTGGTCGACCCGGACAGCTGGACGGCCTACCCCGACACCGCGACGGTGCTCAAAAGCCTTAAGCGGCAAGGCGTCAGGACCGCGGTGGTGTCGAACATCGCGTTCGACGTCCGCCCGGCGTTCACCGCGCTCGGCATCGACGACGACGTCGACGAGTTCGTGTTGTCCTACGAGGTGGGGGCCGTCAAGCCGGACGCCGCGATCTTCACCACGGCGCTGCAGCGGCTCGGGGTGGCCCCGGAAGACGCACTCATGGTCGGCGACAGCGAGGAGGCCGACGGCGGTGCGAGTGCGGTGGGATGTGCGTTCGCGCTGGTGGATCCGCTGCCGACGGCCGAGCGCCCGGACGGGCTGATCACGGCGGTGTCGTCCATCGGCGTCGAGATCTAGTCTGGCGACATGGTCCCCGAACGAATCCGGCCGCCGTGGTGGCTCAAATACGTCAACAAGGTGATGATCGGGCTGCAGAAGGTCGGCATCGGTGGCGACAAGGGCCCCGTGGTGCTGACGGTGCCGGGCCGCAAATCCGGCAAACCCCGCTCCACACCGGTCACCCCGATGACCGTGGACGGTCGGCGTTACGTCGTCGGCGGGCTACCCGGCGCGGACTGGACGGCGAACCTGCGCGCCGCCGAGGAGGCGACGATCCATCAGGGGCGGCGGGCCCAGCGCGTGCGCGCGGTCGAGATGACCACCGAGGAGGCTCGACCGCTGTTGCGGGAGTTCCCCATCCTGGTGCCCACCGGGGTGAGCTTCATGAAGAACGCGGGCCTGGTGACCGGGCCCCATCCGGACGAGTTCGAAGCACTCGCCGGACGGTGCCCGGTGTTCCGTCTCGACCCGCTCTGAGCGCCGTTACAGGTGGGGCGCTTCCTTGATCTTGCTGTCCTGCTTGCCCCCGGTCTGGCAGAAGGCCTGCACCGCGACGCGGGTACCGGTGATCTCCAGCTGCGCGGCGTCGGTGCCCTTCTCGTCCTTCAACATCTTGGCGACCGCGTCGTCCTGCGTCTTCTCGTCTTGGCCGAGGAAGTCCTCGCAGGTGGTGTCACCGCCGGTGACCGCTGGGGAGCAACCGACGATCAAGAAGCCGGCCGCCAACCCCGAGAACAACACGCCTGCTGTGCGCTTCATCGAAGCCCTTTCTGTCCGCTGATGCGCGATACGCATCATTGCGCCGGTTTCATACCCTTCGTCGGTACGGGTGAAACCTCCGATCTACAGTCGAGCAAATGAGCAGCCAAGCAGCTTCGGACAACCCGTTCGACCCCGCGATGTGGGAACCGGTGCCCGGTTTCGACGATCTGACCGACATCACCTACCACCGCCACATCTTCGACGGTGCACGTCAGCCCACCGTGCGGGTGGCGTTCGACCGTCCCGAGGTGCGCAACGCGTTCCGGCCGCACACCGTCGACGAGTTGTACCGGGTGCTCGACCACGCGCGGATGTCCTCCGACGTCGGCGTCATCCTGCTCACCGGCAACGGCCCGTCCCCCAAGGACGGCGGCTGGGCGTTCTGCTCCGGCGGCGATCAGCGCATCCGGGGACGCACCGGCTACCAGTACGCCTCGGGGGAGACCGCCGAGACCGTCGACCCGGCCCGCGCGGGCCGACTGCACATCCTGGAGGTGCAGCGGCTCATCCGGTTCATGCCCAAGGTGGTGATCTGTCTGGTCAACGGGTGGGCCGCGGGCGGCGGGCACAGCCTGCACGTCACCTGCGACCTGACCCTGGCGAGCCGTCAGCACGCGCGGTTCAAGCAGACCGACGCCGACGTGGGCAGCTTCGACGCCGGATTCGGCAGCGCCTACCTGGCCCGCCAGACCGGGCAGAAGTTCGCCCGCGAGATCTTCTTCCTTGGCCGCGCCTACGACGCCGAGACCATGCACCACATGGGAGCGGTGAACGAGGTCGTCGACCACGCCGATCTGGAGAAGGCCGGGCTGCAGTACGCCGCGGAGATCAACGGCAAGTCGCCGCAGGCGATCCGGATGCTCAAGTTCGCGTTCAACCTGATCGATGACGGCCTGGTGGGACAGCAGGTGTTCGCCGGTGAGGCAACACGTCTGGCGTACATGACCGACGAGGCCGTCGAGGGCCGCGACGCGTTCCTGGAGAAGCGCGACCCGGACTGGAGCCGGTTCCCGCGCTACTTCTGATCTCCGGGCGCCCATAGACTCACCAGGATGAGCAAACACCCGCTGCGTCGGCTCACCGACAACTTGTTCCTGGCAAGCATGCGGCCGCCGGTGGCCGACCAGCTGATCCAGTTGCGGGCGGCCCGCGACGCGGTGGACCTGCGCGGCAAGCGTGTGCTGATCACCGGTGCGTCCTCGGGGATCGGCGCGGCCGCCGCGGCGAAGTTCGCCGAGCGTGGGGCGCGGCTGATCGTGGTGGCGCGACGGGCCGAGTTGCTCGACGAGGTGGCCGGTGGCATCACCGCCTCGGGTGGTGACGCGACGGCACGGCCGTGCGATCTGACCGACCTGGACGCGATCGACGCGCTGGTGGCCGAGATCGACTCGCAGTACGGCGGCATCGACATCCTGGTCAACAATGCGGGCCACTCGATCCGCAGGCCGCTCGCCGAATCGCTGGAGCGCTGGCATGACATCGAGCGGACCATGACGCTCAACTACTACTCGCCGCTGCGGTTGATCCGCGGGTTCGCACCGGGCATGCGGGAACGCGGTGCGGGCCACATCATCAACGTCTCGACATGGGGCGTGCTGAGCGAGGCGTCGCCGCTGTTCTCGGTGTACCAGGCGTCAAAGGCCGCGCTGAGCGCCGTCAGCCGCGTCATCGAAACCGAATGGGGCGACGGGGGTGTGCATTCCACCACGCTGTACTACCCGCTGGTGGACACCCCGATGATCAAACCGACCCGCGCGTTCGACGGGCTGCCCGCGCTGTCGGCCGACGAGGCGGCCGACTGGATGATCACCGCGGCGCGGTACCGCCCGGTGCAGATCGCGCCGCGGGTGGCGGTGGGCGCCAGGGCGCTCAACGCCGTGGCCCCCGGCGTGGTGAACGCGGTGATGAAACGCCAGTCGGCGCAACCCGACGGCGTCGGGCGGCGGCCTATCTTCCCGGCTGGGTGATGCTGCGCGGGGCGAGGCCCTGGGCGCGCACATGCTCGGCGATGCTTGCCAGATCGGTGGTCCACACGTCGTCGTGCTCGGTGACGTAGCGCATCAGATCATCGAGTTCGGCTGCCCGCGAAGCCCTTCCGGACAGGAACGGGTGATTGGTCAGCACCCAGCAGCCACCTGCGCGCCGCAGCGCGTCGAACTCCAACTGCCACAACTCCCGCGCTTTGCGGGGACTCTCGATGAGCCCGCTGCCCGAGATGTCGGGCAGGAAGCAGTACTGCTCCCAGTCGTCGAGCGCCCACTGGATGGGGATCTCGACGAGCGAGGTGTCCTCCACCGCGAGCTCGTAGGGGACGTCGGCGTCCATCAGGCTGGAGTCGTAGAGGAAGTTGCGCTCGGCGAGCAGACCCGGTGTGCGCCAGGACAAGTCCCACATCGGGGCGCGATAGCCGACCGGCGTGACACCGGCGACCTCGGCGAGGGCCTGCAGGCCGCGGTCGAGCGCCTCGATCTCCTCGTTGAGGGTGAGCGCCGTCGGCTGCTCGTGCAGATACCCGTGGTGGGCGACCTCGTGGCCGGCCGCGACGATGGCGCGCACCGCCTCGGGATAGCGGTGCGCGGTGTGGCCCGGCACGAAGAACGTCGAGGAGATCTGATGACGCTCCAACAGGTCGAGGATGCGCGGCACCCCCACCAGCGGCCCATAGGCCTGATGGCTCATGACGCTCATGCGCGCGCCGACGGCCTCGTTGCCCCACAGGATCGCCGACTCGGCGTCCACGTCGAAGGTGAACGCCGCGGCCGCGACCTTGCCCTCGGGCCAAGCCAATTCAGAACGCGATTCAGAAACCATCGGCCATCAGGGTAATCATCTCGTAGGCCAGATTGGCACCCGCGACCGCGGTGACGTCGCCGCTGTCGTAGGCCGGGGCGACCTCGACGATGTCGGCGCCGACGATGTTCAGCCCGCGCATGGCACGCAGCACCGCGACCAGTTCCCGGCTGGTCATGCCGCCGATCTCCGGTGTTCCGGTGCCGGGCGCGAACGCCGGATCGAGCACGTCGATGTCGATCGACACATACACCGGGTGCTCGCCGACACGTTCGTGGATGCGGGAGATGACGCCGTCGACGCCGATGCGGTCGATGTCGCGGCAGTGCACGACGGTGAACCCGAGTGACTCGTCGTCGAGCAGATCGGCCCGGTCGTACAGCGATCCGCGGATACCGACGTGCGCCGAATGGCCCTTGACGATCAGGCCCTGCTCCGACGCGCGCCGGAACGGGGTGCCGTGCGTGCAGGGCGCACCGAAATAGGTGTCCCAGGTGTCGAGGTGGGCGTCGAAGTGCACCAGCGCGACCGGACCGTGGACGGCGTGCAGCGCCTGCAGCGCGGGCAGCGCGATCGTGTGGTCCCCGCCGAGCAGCACCACGCGCTGCTGCGGGCGGTCCAGCAATCCGGTGACGCCGTCGCGGATCTGA
This region of Mycolicibacterium goodii genomic DNA includes:
- a CDS encoding HAD family hydrolase; this encodes MEVMVKAVLFDFSGTLFRLEEDESWFEGMTVDEREVDGHVQAELMRRLTAPTGRSVQMSEEQYHAWVNRDLAPHLHREAYLHVLRESGLADPHAESLYERVVDPDSWTAYPDTATVLKSLKRQGVRTAVVSNIAFDVRPAFTALGIDDDVDEFVLSYEVGAVKPDAAIFTTALQRLGVAPEDALMVGDSEEADGGASAVGCAFALVDPLPTAERPDGLITAVSSIGVEI
- a CDS encoding nitroreductase family deazaflavin-dependent oxidoreductase translates to MVPERIRPPWWLKYVNKVMIGLQKVGIGGDKGPVVLTVPGRKSGKPRSTPVTPMTVDGRRYVVGGLPGADWTANLRAAEEATIHQGRRAQRVRAVEMTTEEARPLLREFPILVPTGVSFMKNAGLVTGPHPDEFEALAGRCPVFRLDPL
- a CDS encoding 1,4-dihydroxy-2-naphthoyl-CoA synthase produces the protein MSSQAASDNPFDPAMWEPVPGFDDLTDITYHRHIFDGARQPTVRVAFDRPEVRNAFRPHTVDELYRVLDHARMSSDVGVILLTGNGPSPKDGGWAFCSGGDQRIRGRTGYQYASGETAETVDPARAGRLHILEVQRLIRFMPKVVICLVNGWAAGGGHSLHVTCDLTLASRQHARFKQTDADVGSFDAGFGSAYLARQTGQKFAREIFFLGRAYDAETMHHMGAVNEVVDHADLEKAGLQYAAEINGKSPQAIRMLKFAFNLIDDGLVGQQVFAGEATRLAYMTDEAVEGRDAFLEKRDPDWSRFPRYF
- a CDS encoding SDR family oxidoreductase gives rise to the protein MSKHPLRRLTDNLFLASMRPPVADQLIQLRAARDAVDLRGKRVLITGASSGIGAAAAAKFAERGARLIVVARRAELLDEVAGGITASGGDATARPCDLTDLDAIDALVAEIDSQYGGIDILVNNAGHSIRRPLAESLERWHDIERTMTLNYYSPLRLIRGFAPGMRERGAGHIINVSTWGVLSEASPLFSVYQASKAALSAVSRVIETEWGDGGVHSTTLYYPLVDTPMIKPTRAFDGLPALSADEAADWMITAARYRPVQIAPRVAVGARALNAVAPGVVNAVMKRQSAQPDGVGRRPIFPAG
- a CDS encoding polysaccharide deacetylase family protein, with the protein product MVSESRSELAWPEGKVAAAAFTFDVDAESAILWGNEAVGARMSVMSHQAYGPLVGVPRILDLLERHQISSTFFVPGHTAHRYPEAVRAIVAAGHEVAHHGYLHEQPTALTLNEEIEALDRGLQALAEVAGVTPVGYRAPMWDLSWRTPGLLAERNFLYDSSLMDADVPYELAVEDTSLVEIPIQWALDDWEQYCFLPDISGSGLIESPRKARELWQLEFDALRRAGGCWVLTNHPFLSGRASRAAELDDLMRYVTEHDDVWTTDLASIAEHVRAQGLAPRSITQPGR
- the speB gene encoding agmatinase, with the translated sequence MTKGEQVESQPYVRSASGKVGQVNATEVPRYAGIATFARLPQRFEVIDYDIAVVGVPFDSGVTYRPGARFGPSAIREASRLLKPYHPALDVSPFAQAQVVDAGDLGVNPFDIDEAVGQIRDGVTGLLDRPQQRVVLLGGDHTIALPALQALHAVHGPVALVHFDAHLDTWDTYFGAPCTHGTPFRRASEQGLIVKGHSAHVGIRGSLYDRADLLDDESLGFTVVHCRDIDRIGVDGVISRIHERVGEHPVYVSIDIDVLDPAFAPGTGTPEIGGMTSRELVAVLRAMRGLNIVGADIVEVAPAYDSGDVTAVAGANLAYEMITLMADGF